One Triticum dicoccoides isolate Atlit2015 ecotype Zavitan chromosome 3B, WEW_v2.0, whole genome shotgun sequence genomic window, CTTAACTCCTTCAATAATGAATATAATTTCGGTGCACATTTCATTCAAATTATGTCATCAAACTTCATTTGAACTCCATTCAACCAAAATTTAAATGAAATTCAAGCATTATCAAACAACTTTACAAAACATTGAATAAAATTTAAATTAAGATTGCATAATAGAATGTAAAAAACTACTCCCAGTACGAGTCAGTCATGGGGGCAGTGCCCTCACCCGCTCCGCTGCTGGTGCCCTCATCCGCTCCATCACCACCGCCATCGCCATCATTGTCATCGTCACTGGAGCACCGGTGGATGACCATCGCCACCCAGACTTGTAGAACACGTACCGCGGTGCTCCTCCTTGTGCGCTACGGGTATAGGCGGATGCTTCGCCATGTACACCCTATCGACTTGCTCCACCTCAAGGCACTAGCAGGCTCTCAACCTTTTCTCCAGCTCGCATGCAGTTGTCACCCAGGATCGACGGGCGTCAACTATAGCAGGCTGTCGGGGAAGTTGAGCGGCGCGTTTATGTCTGGAGGCGCACCGATACAATGTCATACTCCCACGGCGTCTGCGGCACCGATTGGGAAGAGCCAATCCAAATCCTCTCGTGAGTGTCGTGGTTGGTGATCTCCGCCACCCATGCCCCCACACTCATTGTTGTTCTTCAAATGGAACTCTTAATTATTGAGTGCATGCCATGGTATTTCCTTTGGGGCGCCGgcgacggtgggaggttggggaagCGGGATGCGCCGCCGAGGAAAGAGGAAGCGCCGCCACAACCACGACCATTTTGCTAATCTATTATCCTATGCATGATAGTTCACTCTTTATTAATCGCTTCTGCATCCATGAATACCAGAACACCACAGAATGCAGTTTACACGGTGAAGCAGCAGATATTGCTGCCTCAAAGAATGTGGTGCGTCCCGTAAGCATGATCATCATGCGTTTGCAAGGGATACGGCCAGCACAGCTCGCGAGGTTCTGGCATGATCGCCCTGCATGCCTCCCTCGAGGCTCAAGCGCCTTTCTGTGACCCTCTCAAATTCATCCATGACTGCTCCAAAATGCTCGACTATTATCGGCTCAAATATGGCTCCCTTCTGTTTCGCCAACCAGCTTGGGGTGAAAAGCGCTCTGTCCATATCAGCCCTAGGATCATACACCCGCATATCCCTGATAGAAAATGAGCCCTGTTCTTCGATGATCTCCTTCAGCTCTTCAGCAGAGGGTCCATACATAGGAATGTAGAAAGAATCAAATTTCTCCTTGGCGATGACACCCTGTCAACCATACCATAAGGTCAGGAGCTCAAATACTCAGCGTTCATGAGCGAATTATAGAATGCTAtgctggagaagaagaaaaaataatgaTGTACCTCTGAGGCGATAACACCTAGAATCTGAGCTGCGGTTTCCCAGATGTGAAAGAAATTGGAGGCGATTACATCAGAACACCTCCCTACAAGGGAAAGAACCATTCGGCCTCCTGGAACCAATTCTTTGTCTCTCAGCTTCAGGAAGAGGGTAAAGTCTTTCCTGAACTGCCGCGCATAAGCCTTACGGACCATACGGAGCCTTTCATGCGTAGCATGTTCATCCGTGTCGTACGCAGGGATATGGTTCCTCATCAAATCTTCAGGAGCCTGTAAAGATAAGGTGTTGCTTACAAAATTGACAAGTAATGCAATGGATAAATCCATTGATGAGTGGATGGGTGATAGGTCCACACCTTTGAGAGCAAATGCAAGTTGTTGGATGAGCATATAAGATGCATGGAGTAACTAGTGAAGAGCCTCTCATAAAACGACCCTGGTGTGACACCAGTCACAAGAACAAACTTGTTGTTGCTTTGATGGAGCGTGACCAGGCTCTTCACAACCATATTGAAGTCATTGTGAGGAAGGTCATTGAGGAGCACAAACACTTCTGGTGGTGGATGCTGGAACTGAAGGGAGTGGCTCATGATGGCCTCGACGGCAGTCGATACCAGTGTTAGCGCATTTGGGCCAGAAGAACAGCCCAAGTCGGCGATCACCATCTTTCCGGGGAACAAGGTGCCGTTGTTGCCGCAAAAGTCACCAATGGCTGCGTCTATCAAGGGCTTCATCCTGTTCTGCTGAGCGTTCTGCAATTGATTTCTACTTCTTCAGAAAGCTACAGTATTCTTTTAGCTAAATGTCGTGcttgtttttttttgagggaaagccTTCTGGCATTTTATTGCTCTTCAAATAAGTTTACATCATTTGCTAAAGCATCTAAAATGAAAATAGGCGGATCCACATACCACGTAGTGGTTAGAGGTCACTCCACTTAACTAGCTAGCAAATGAGCTACCTTATTACTTTCCCTGGGACAATGAACAAAAGAAATACTGGAAAAATTTCTAGCTAAAAAGCTACACTCCTCATAAATAGCAGCTGCCACACCAGTCGAATTGCCATCATCCTGCATGGTCTGAATTACTTCCATGCAGTCTGAATTTACAATGATATTGTTGCATCCTGAGTTGCTTGCTAGGATCAATCCGTCCCGGATAGAGCGAGCTTCGGCTGTAGGGGCATCCGCTACATAACTGATAGCACATGCGCTCGTCGATATGAATCTGCCTTGATCGTCGCGGATGACAGCTCCAGTGGCTCCACTTCCCTGATCAACAGAGAACGCCGCATCAACATTCAACTTTACGAAACCATCAGCAGGTCGCTCCCAGCCGTGTCTCCGAATCTTGCTTGCTGGCTTTGCTGCTCTCGCATAATTCAAAGCAATGGCAGCGATACCTTGTGCTGAGCGAGCAGTGGTCTGAACCAGTTCGCCCCGCGCAATACGACGCCGCTCTCACCATGTATACCAACAAGTCGTCGCGACAAGTTCCTTAAATCCCACACCCGAGATATAAGTAGGTCTCGAAATGTGACCTTGCAGTATGGCTTCCAAGGCACCGGGGCCTGTATTTTCATGTCCACACGCTGCAGCTATGGTGTCATCCACACCCAAATTATCCCAGACTTCAGACACTCGGCCACATGAGAAGGTAGCATGCTTGATATCCTCACAATGGATTTTGCAGACAGGGCAAATACTACTAGTTTGTATGTGTCGATTAGCGAGAATACTATTACATGGAATAGTCCCATGCAAGACCCTCCAACAGTAAATCTTTACCTTTGCCGGGACTTGAAGTTTCCACACTTGCTGTCAGACAGGGTTCACAGCAGTGGTGCTCGGAGGGCTCGTCCTAGCCAATTTCCTCCCATGCTGAAACTCCCATCGATGAAATAAGCGGACCTGACGGTAAATAGGCCCGATTTGGTATAATTCCAAGCAACAAAATCCTCCATATAACCAACTGCTAGGGGAATTTTAAGAATTCTTGCCGCATCAACTGACAAGAAGAGGCTCCTTACTAGCTGTTCGTCCCTTTCCTTCGCATCCGGGTTGATCAATTCTGAGACTGACGTAAGCACAATATTCCGTCGCTCAGTCAAAACCTTCCTTGACGGGCTATTGGGAATCCACGGATCATCCCAAATGTTTATTTCCGTACCATCTCCCACCCGCCATACGTACCCTTTCCTAAAACATTGGATGCCTGCATGTATGCTTTGCCAGGTATACGAACAACCCTTTTCAATTTCAGCATTTAGAAGATCGCCAGAAGGGAAATACCTCGCCTTCAGCACACATGTACAAAGGAAGTCTGTCTCACATAACATCCTCCAGACCTGTTTGGCTAGCATCGCTAAATTAAAACATGATATATCTCTGAAACCCATGCCTCCTCTTTTCTTTGGTATGCACATCTTCCACCAGGCGAACCAATGCATATGATTTTTCACATCTTCATCTCCCCACCAGTAACGGGACATAGCATCTGTGATCCCTTTTGTTATCTGTTTAGGGAGTTTAAAGACTGACATTGCATATGTTGGAATGGCCTGAGCCACCGCCTTAAGTAAAACTTCCTTCCCATCGTATGATAGGATATTTTGTTTGTAACCAATCAACCTTTGGACAACTCTATCAACCAAATCTTGGAAGCTATCTGATCTGTTTATTCCAACTTGAGCAGGCAGGCCCAAATACTTATCTGTGGTTGCTTCCGTCATAATATTCAGCATCGAGCAGATTTCAGCCCTAACCTCAACAGAAGTACATGGACTGAAAAAGATGCTAGATTTTGCATCGCTCACCAATTGCCCTGAGGCATTACAGTAAGCCAATAGGACATTCCGAAGGGTGTCCGCATTTTTCCTGTCCGCCTTCATTAAAATGAGTGAATCATCCGCGAACAGTAAGTGTGTAATAGATGGAGCGCCTGCATACTTTCACCCCCTCAAGAATTCCTGCTTCCTCTTCCCTCATCAGCAGATTTGAGAGTCCCTCGCCACACAGGAGGAAGAGATACGGTGATATGGGGTCTCCCTGCCTGAGACCCCTCGTGGGAGTAAATTTAGTCGTTTGTTCCTCGTTTACTCGGACTTGGTAATTAACCGAGGTCACACATGCCATAATCATCTTGATCCACCCCCGAGTTAAAACCAAGTTTAATCAACATTATTCCAGAAAATTCCACTCAACTCTATCATAGGCTTTATGCATGTCAAGCTTGATTGCACATAAGCCGTTCTTCCCCGTCCTCTTCTTCTTGATGGTATGATAGGATTCATAAGCACTACtggaaaaaccgctactaatggcgcacctaatttggctattaatggcgcatactggtgcgccattactagcacgccattagtaatttttactaatggcgcaccagtggtgcgccattagtatctggtatactaatggcgcaccactggtgcgccattagtataggctacggtgcaccattagtatgcctcccaggggccatgtatacccaggtgctttcgcatactaatggcgcacgaccacgagatgcgccattagtaaccatggcatactaatggcgcactgaccaatgatgcaccattagtatgctttgtcatacgaatggcgcactgtcatgtgatgcgccattagtatgaatattaggtttttttattttttttattttctgttttttgcacaggttacaaaatgtataatttgacaaaatatagacaacacacatcaacaacagattcatcgaatacaatagaagattagtctttgaatacaattcatcataatagtctccgaatacaattcatcatattagtctccgaattgaaaagaccgaacaaagatagaacatt contains:
- the LOC119282214 gene encoding inactive anthranilate O-methyltransferase 1-like, whose product is MKPLIDAAIGDFCGNNGTLFPGKMVIADLGCSSGPNALTLVSTAVEAIMSHSLQFQHPPPEVFVLLNDLPHNDFNMVVKSLVTLHQSNNKFVLVTGVTPGSFYERLFTSYSMHLICSSNNLHLLSKAPEDLMRNHIPAYDTDEHATHERLRMVRKAYARQFRKDFTLFLKLRDKELVPGGRMVLSLVGRCSDVIASNFFHIWETAAQILGVIASEGVIAKEKFDSFYIPMYGPSAEELKEIIEEQGSFSIRDMRVYDPRADMDRALFTPSWLAKQKGAIFEPIIVEHFGAVMDEFERVTERRLSLEGGMQGDHARTSRAVLAVSLANA